Genomic segment of Syngnathus acus chromosome 10, fSynAcu1.2, whole genome shotgun sequence:
GGTTGAAGAATGTCTCGAAAGTGTCCATGAAACTTGAGCAGAAATTTAAtcctgtgtttttttaaagacgtTTGCTCATGGTTGAATTGTGTAGAAGCAATGGTTAAAATAACAGTTTATATACAGTCACACTATTGCTTTTTGCAAATATACTTGAAAAAGCCATGTAACTATAGTGGACAGTATACTATTGACAACCAATAGTGAATTGTCCACATTCATTAAAGGTTACTGTAACCCGAACCCATTCATGTGTATGCACATAAAAGATCAACTTGACCCAAATAAACTCTTGACTGGCTCATGAACTTGAACGCTATCATTTTTCACCGGTAAGCTTATCTTATGAGTGCAGAGCTGTGTTATTGCTTTCAACAACTTCAAACGAAACCAAACTGCCATGGTTGGCAATCACTAATTTCCAACCAAGATACGTACATACGAATAATGTACCGTGAAGCTCATCAAGAGTGCTGTGGGTAGATAACCAACTTCATTGGATATTTGTACAAGATATGTGATTGATTAATTGAAAATATGTCTGTGTATAGTGATGGGAAGAACAATTATTAGATACCAAAAGGTACAATAAATGTATCCACTTGTTACCAGAAGTCAGGCCTTCCAGCAAGTATCAATTGtcatcaccaaatgattcccgagcgcggcaccgctgccgctcactgctcccttctcccccaggggacggatcaaaatcacacggggatggattaaatgcagaggacaaatttcaccacacccagatatgtgtgtgtgacgatcattgggactttaactttaaacaGGCCCAGACTTCTCATGTATTAAATTGAGATGAGATTATAGTTTATTTCAGTATACTATtcaaaattaatatttttgtttggtggtggtctgtcacttttttaatataaaattgGTGTCTCGTAAATGGAGCATGCACAAGCAAAAGAGGTGGTAacttgaaaatgaatgtgtaaTGTGCATTCCAAAACAGCAGAGGGCGGCTACGTGACCAATTTTCTGTTCATCCGccgggaataaaaaaagaaaaaagaaaaacggaaACGGAAGAAGCGTTCAGGCACATTTTCGCGGTAAAATGGAACGGGCGCTCTCCAGTGTTAAGTAAATCTCGTAATGGCAGCTGCCGTCGGAGTTAAAGCAATGTAGACTTTTCCTACCTTGAAGTTTATTTCCAAAGCTTGGACCCGTGCTATGACGTGCGATTCACGCAATTGCTAGCCGCTAAAGCAATACTGGACATCGAATTGTGCTCTGCGTTCGGTGTTGTTTTCCTCGTAGATAAGTCATTCAAGAACAATGTCACCGATAACATCAGAGGACTTGAAATCAGAACTCGAAATGTTCTGCATAACTTGTAATGATGACTCCGCCTTGGACAAAAGTAAGTAGCGATTTTAATATAATTCTTCTCcactttattttgtctttttgcattGACAATACCTTTCTCTGTGTTGTGTGTGGCTCTTGTGTCCCTAAGTGGTGGAGCAATGCATTTGCAATAGGATCCAGGCAGATGAGTGGGTTTTGGAGTGGGTTGCATACAGCACCACAAAAAATGGACTGTTGCTTTCTGTAGACACCTTGGACCAATTTGAATACGAAGTAAGAAACACTAAACCCATTTCATGTCTGACATTTTCCCCGCTCAAAGATGttcattgtttttgtaggTGTTAAGCAAGAGGAATAAATCCAAGCAAAGCTTCAAAAGGGAAGAGCGAAACAGACCTAGAGACATTACCACAATACAGGACATGTATCCTTTATTAAAGTAACCATGAAATGATTTCAGACTGACCTGTCAAACTGAAAGGCCATGTGTCACAGACCTTGACTTCTCCCTTCAGAATAAAAgctgaagaagaggaggataaTCTCCTGGACTGCTACTCTACTCCTGCAAAGGTTAGTTGATACTTTAGTGTTTTGCTCTTCaagttgtttatgtgatagatACGTCCACTTTGTGTCTTAGCATACACGCCCTGAATTTGTGCACTTGTGTGCAGGGCTCTCAGAAACGGGTGCTAACCACTCCAGAAAATCCTCACTCAAAGAGGAGCTCAGCCTTGTTGACCAGTCCCGGCGTACTGCTGTCTCCTGCCTGCTTTTCTCCCGGGTATTCTGCCATAAACGTTCACATTCAAAAAGTACAAACTCTAAATTTGAGTCGACAGAAACTGATTTTTGTTGCCATCGTTTGTGCAGCGCCACTCCTTCTCAGAAATACAGCCAACGTGGAGGCAAAGGAGAAGTGATGGTCTCGTTCGGAGCTGTGCAGGGTACACGTTGGGCTGGCAGGAAGGCTTCTGGTGCTGAGGTACAACTGGAGCTGCTGGAAAGGGCTGAGGAAACCCTGCATTCCAGCTACAAGTACATGTTCCAGAGACTGCGTGACATTCGCAATGGTGAGGGAAGGGAAATGAAAGGAAGACCTAACAGGGTTAAATTTGTCAAACCCTactgtcaattttattttttgcataatGTGCAAACCTTCAATAGATtttcgatttaaaaaaaaaaaaaaaaaaacatcagcttGAAACAGTAGTTGATGagttatttaatatttttcttacACTGGCTCTTGTACATTTGTAACCTTAGCAAATACATTCAATCCGCAATAGAGGCTGAATATGTTTAAGTGCCACTTTACACACTGTTGCATCTTCTGTCTTATTCGACAACATTGTATTTGCATAAACcaattgttgtttgtgtgtttctaaAGTATTGACTGAGAAGATTGAAGAGCTGGGAGAACAGCTCCAGTCCCACTTCAACATTGAAGAGTTTTCTCCTGTCTCACTGCCAGAACAGGTGCAGCATACTAACAAGCATATCTATCGtggaattttcattttgtgaatGTTACAGCCTGTTTATATTTGCTCTGTGTTTCTTTCTTCCTTATTCCATTCTTCTTATTACACCAAAGTACAGATAAGCggtatggaaaatggatggaaccACTATTTTAACGCTGATTATGTGGAGCCATCGTTTACATTCTTCAACTTAGATTGTCCCAATGCTTTCAGCCTCTCACTGATAATTATTCTCGGATATCTGTAGTCCTACATAAAAGCGGactacttttgttttgattcaaaATAGGACAAGCCTTCACAGTGCCCAAacatcgttttttttattttttaatattgaacTGCCCACTCTTGCATCACTAACCTGtacaaatgtaaatgttgTGGTACATCATGGGTGGTACGCTCATGTTGAGTTTATCCATTATGTAGGACTGCATGTCAGTTTTGGGCCAGGTGTGCTGCGACAGTAACGGCAAGTTGAACGCGCAGTCTGTGTTGTTGGAAGCGGGGCCAGAGCAAGGTGGTCAGCAAGTACATCTGGACCTGTCAGAGCTCCAGGAGTACTCCCTGTTTCCGGGCCAGGTGAGTTCAGTGAAAGCTCCTCTAAAGGGCTTATTTCATAGTTGAAGCACCTTGCCCACTTCGTGGCTGTGGTTACTGATGAACAAACTGTGGTGGTTTCTCCTTTACCTGTGCGCTGAGACTGTGTGCAACAGGCTATATGGGCCACCTAAAGTAACAGAGTGTGCCATGGAAGCTGGGCTGAAGACTCAGCCAGCATCCGACCGAGAGCTCTCACACCAATAATTCTGATCTGCTCAGTGGAAACACGCGCTCCTAcccttttcaaaacattttccattcTCTCCAGGTGGTGGCGATGGAAGGAATGAATACCACAGGAGGGAAATTGGTGGTTTCTAAACTCTATGAGGTCAGATTTAAAAGACATCATCCAGGTCATTGTTTTGGAACCAGATCTTGTCTCCAGTAATTTGTTTGGATCatgctgatgtttttttgcagGGAATTCCACTTCCCTTCTACTCATCAGCTGGTAAAATGGAGTCAGATGAAGGTAGGGAAGGATGCCTTATCTATCAGTTGCTCTGCTGTTTACATAATGAATCTCGGCCACTTGTTTCACCTTAGGCAGGAATCAAAATCGAAATGTTTGTAATTTTCTGTCGTAATCTCGTGCAATTCCCAGAGCCGGTCAATGTGCTTGTCGCTTGTGGACCTTACACCCCTTCTGACAGCCTCAACTTTGAACCTCTTCTGGACCTGATCCACGTCATTGGGCGGGATCGTCCTGATGTCTGCATACTGGTAAATTCTCTTTCAACCGAGCGATAGCACTTGCATGTCTGCAAAATTCTGACTGTCCATTTATAACATGAGTGACCATTATATCCGTATTTTATTCTGCAGCTGGGTCCTTTTGTTGACTCCAAACACGAACACATTGAGGTACGCTCACCGCTAGAGGTCATTCTGCATCATCAAAActacaaaaccaaaatgtgtCTGCTTACATCAGTCACATCAAATTCTCTATTTCTTCAAGCAGAAATCCCAGGTGACTGAGCCTTTTGAAGCCATTTTCTCGAGATGCATCGAAAGCATTGTGGAAGGCACAAAATCGTATGTTTCACTATCCTTTTCCGCGCAACATAGGAAACTTTTGAAACAAAGTCCATTTGGCTTAAAATAGCTTGTTGAAGTGCAGTTGATAGCACATTTACTTCATAGATGACAGCTGTACTCGAGCCCTCCTGTGTTGGAGTTTGCATTTGAATCCGTCTGTTTTTGTGAGTTGTCTCCAGGTTATGGAAGGCCTCAGATGAGTCTCAGAAAGTCCTTAATATAAATCccaattaaatgaaattaGAGGTCCTATGCAAcatacaccccccccccccccccccacacacacacacacacaaagtgccAAATGGTAGAATTCTAGCACTTATAAAGTAGGAGCCCTCACACAATCCTTTATTTGTCCCACGGTGACAAACACTTTAGAGCATCAAAGTACACAGTTTGAAGTGGATATGGCAAAATATTTAATCATATTCCTGATGATTGGCATTCAGTCTTTAAGATATTTCCCGATGCTTGTTTTCCTTTGGCAGTGTCGGTTGTCGCCTGGTGTTTGTTCCTTCCCAGAGAGACGTCCATCATCATTACATCTACCCGCAGCCTCCCTTCACCCTGCCCAACCTCAGCAAGAACCCAGtcagatacttttt
This window contains:
- the pola2 gene encoding DNA polymerase alpha subunit B; protein product: MSPITSEDLKSELEMFCITCNDDSALDKMVEQCICNRIQADEWVLEWVAYSTTKNGLLLSVDTLDQFEYEVLSKRNKSKQSFKREERNRPRDITTIQDIIKAEEEEDNLLDCYSTPAKGSQKRVLTTPENPHSKRSSALLTSPGVLLSPACFSPGATPSQKYSQRGGKGEVMVSFGAVQGTRWAGRKASGAEVQLELLERAEETLHSSYKYMFQRLRDIRNVLTEKIEELGEQLQSHFNIEEFSPVSLPEQDCMSVLGQVCCDSNGKLNAQSVLLEAGPEQGGQQVHLDLSELQEYSLFPGQVVAMEGMNTTGGKLVVSKLYEGIPLPFYSSAGKMESDEEPVNVLVACGPYTPSDSLNFEPLLDLIHVIGRDRPDVCILLGPFVDSKHEHIEKSQVTEPFEAIFSRCIESIVEGTKSVGCRLVFVPSQRDVHHHYIYPQPPFTLPNLSKNPRVTLVSDPCTLLIDGVTFGLTSTDILFHLGAEEISCGAGSDRFSRILKHILTQRSYYPLYPPVEDVNMDYEKFQSFGQLPLTPDVLVIPSELRYFVKDVIGCVCVNPGRLTKGHVGGTYGRLLIQRAASIVDDRRVSCCLAAQVVKI